GAGCAATAGGATTCCAATTTAAATATGGCCAGTATTCCCTAGGAACATCTTGAAGTGAGAAGAATACGCACGAGATAAAAAATAAAGGCCGCGACAGTAAACTTAAGACCTTTTGCATCTCTTCTACATAGCAAGCCATGATTGCAAAAGTGCACCCTATTGACATAGCAATTAGCCACAACATTAAGATATTGCTAAGCATTAGTAACGGGTTATCAAATCGCAATTCAATCCCCATCAGGAACATCAGCAGGGCAATCACTAACATAGCAACCAATTTCACCAACAACTGAAACACACCTGAAGCGATAATCCCACTTATTGGTTGAACTTGTCTGAACGCGTATAGAGCCTTGTTCTTCTTAATTGCATTAGACGTATTATTTAGCACTTCAAGAAACAGCTGGATCATCAGCAAGCCTAGTGCCATGAAGGTAAATCCAGGCATACTATGGGTTTCAGGGCCTGAAATTAATGAACGGCCGTAGGCAAGCGCAAAAATGAATACAACAGGGTTAATTACCGCCCAGGCTAATCCAAACTTGTCGTTAAATCCGGTTCTAATTTCTCTTACAAAAAGCGCAAAAACAACATCTTT
This DNA window, taken from Shewanella maritima, encodes the following:
- a CDS encoding ABC transporter permease, producing MTTLIKRNNWQVWKDVVFALFVREIRTGFNDKFGLAWAVINPVVFIFALAYGRSLISGPETHSMPGFTFMALGLLMIQLFLEVLNNTSNAIKKNKALYAFRQVQPISGIIASGVFQLLVKLVAMLVIALLMFLMGIELRFDNPLLMLSNILMLWLIAMSIGCTFAIMACYVEEMQKVLSLLSRPLFFISCVFFSLQDVPREYWPYLNWNPIAHAIELTRYGAYTSYGLEGVSQLFLAMCTLTTVFLACCSYFVSWKQAISR